Proteins from a genomic interval of Ramlibacter algicola:
- a CDS encoding site-2 protease family protein, with amino-acid sequence MNIDSLMQAIAVYAIPVLFAITIHEAAHGYVARHFGDPTAAMMGRVTLDPFKHVDPVGTIAMPLLLYFATAGAFLFGYAKPVPVNFANLRRPRRDSVLVALAGPASNFVQALLWGIVLTLMFAFEAESTFFLSMAKAGVLVNLVMCAFNLFPLPPLDGGRIVAGLLPPRAAWAYSRIEPYGFFIVMALVIFRIVGDYWLNPLLTVGYFSINALLTPLRAVLS; translated from the coding sequence GTGAACATCGACAGCTTGATGCAGGCCATCGCCGTCTACGCGATCCCGGTCCTGTTTGCCATCACCATCCACGAGGCCGCGCACGGGTACGTCGCGCGCCATTTCGGCGACCCGACGGCGGCCATGATGGGCCGCGTGACGTTGGATCCCTTCAAGCACGTGGACCCGGTCGGGACCATCGCGATGCCGCTGCTGCTGTACTTCGCGACGGCCGGCGCGTTCCTCTTCGGGTATGCGAAACCGGTGCCGGTGAACTTCGCCAACCTGCGGCGGCCGCGGCGCGACAGCGTGCTGGTGGCCCTGGCGGGCCCGGCGTCCAATTTCGTGCAGGCCTTGCTGTGGGGCATCGTGCTGACGCTGATGTTCGCCTTCGAGGCCGAATCCACGTTCTTCCTCAGCATGGCCAAGGCCGGCGTGCTGGTGAACCTGGTGATGTGCGCCTTCAACCTGTTCCCGCTGCCGCCGCTGGACGGCGGCCGCATCGTGGCCGGGCTGCTGCCGCCGCGGGCCGCGTGGGCCTACAGCCGCATCGAGCCGTACGGGTTCTTCATCGTCATGGCGCTGGTCATCTTCCGCATCGTCGGCGACTACTGGCTCAACCCGCTGCTGACGGTGGGCTACTTCTCGATCAACGCGCTGCTCACGCCGCTGCGCGCCGTCCTCTCGTGA